Proteins co-encoded in one Nicotiana sylvestris chromosome 7, ASM39365v2, whole genome shotgun sequence genomic window:
- the LOC104216566 gene encoding uncharacterized protein: MSAYTMHLISWLNLLKYIFQKPMTTRKLVKWQILLNKFDIVYITHKAIKGQALAGHLIENPLDGDYKLLTMYFPDEEVLFAGEDIAESYPVWRMFFDGASNFKGVGIGVVLILESGEHYPALAKIRFPCTNNMVEYEACILGIRMAVNTNIKELLVIGDSDLFIHPV; this comes from the coding sequence ATGTCAGCGTACACCATGCATTTGATATCTTGGCTCAACCTGCtcaagtacatcttccagaagccaaTGACTACCAGAAAACTAGTTAAATGGCAAATTCTCCTCAATAAATTTGACATTGTGTACATAACTCACAAAGCTATCAAAGGACAAGCTTTAGCCGGCCACCTCATAGAAAATCCATTGGATGGGGATTACAAATTGCTTAccatgtattttcccgatgaagaagtattATTTGctggagaagatattgcagaatcatACCCTGtgtggagaatgttttttgatggagcatcaaacttcaaaggagttggaatTGGGGTTGTCCTGATTTTGGAATCTGGAGAGCATTATCCAGCATTGGCAAAGATAagattcccttgcaccaataatatggttgAATACGAAGCCTGCATCCTTGGGATCAGAATGGCAGTCAACACGAATATCAAAGAACTTTTGGTCATAGGAGATTCTGATTTGTTCATACATCCAGTTTAA